Below is a genomic region from Microbispora sp. ZYX-F-249.
GCCGCCGACCCGGTCGTCTACATGAGCGGCGGCCCGGGATCGGCCTCGCTCCAGCTCACCGGATTCCTCACGCGGATGCTCCCCGGCCGCGACGTGGTCGTCCTCGAACAGCGCGGCGGCCGTTACTCCGAGCCCAGGCTGAGCTGCCCCGAGATCGCCCGCGGGATCGTCGACACCCTGCGCGCACCCGGGCCGGGGGCGGCCGAGACCGCCCCGCTCGCCCGGCAGGCGCTGGCCTGCCAGTCACGTCTGGAGACGGAGCACGTCGACCTGCGCGGTTACCGCACCGCCGAGATCGCCGCCGACGTCGTGGACCTGCGGGCCGCGCTCGGCTACCCGGGGTGGCACCTGTTCGGTGTCAGCTACTCCACCCGCCCGATGCTGCTGGCGGCGGCGCGCGACCCCGAGGGCACCCGGGGGGTCGTGCTGGACTCCCTGCTTCCCGCGCGCGCCCACTGGTACGACGAGGCGTCCGGCACCCTCGCGGCGACGATGACCAAGCTGGGCATCGCCGCCCGGTTCGACGCCATGGTGAAAGCGCTCGACGCCCACCCCGCGACGTACGAGACCCGGGACCCGCTCACCCGCGAGCGGCTGACCGTACGGCTCAACGGGGACGACGTGGCGACGATCCTCGCCGAGGCGCTGCACGAGACCGACGTGATCCCGATCGTGCCGGCCCTCGTGGACGGCCTGGCCTCCGGGCGGACCGACCTGCTGCAACCCCTGGTCGACGCGGCGGGCGACGGGCTGACCTCGCACGAGTGGGGGCTGTACTACGCCGTCCAGTGCCAGGACGAGGTCCCGGACAACGCCTTCCCCGAGTCGCGGAGCCCCCGCCTGTTCACCGGGGTCGTCGACGCGGCGGTCTGCGACGCCTGGGGGCTGCCCGCCGCGCGGGCCGAGGCCGACGCGCTGACGTCCGGCGCGACCGTCGCCCCCGCCTCCGCGGGCGGCGGGACGGGAGGTACGGCGGAAAGCACGGCGGAAAGCACGGCGGAAGGAACCGCGGCCGGGAGCACGGCGGAAGGCACGGCCGGAGAGACGGCCGCCGGGAGCACGGCGCAGGGCACGGCGGCCGAAAGCACTGCGCAGGGCACGGCGGCCGGAAGCACGGTTCCGCCGATCCTGGTCCTGGGCGGCCGGTACGACCCCACCACCCCGCCGGAGGCCGCGCGTGAGGCGGTGTCGGCCGTACCGGGCGCGCGGTTCGCCGAGTTCGCCGGGACCGGGCACGCCGTGTTCCTGTCGAACGGCTGCGCACGCCGGATGATCGCCGCGTTCCTCGACGACCCGGCCGCGACGGCGCCCGCCTGCGACCCCGGCGCCGCGCCGCACGCGCTCGTGCGGCCGGGCGACCTCGACCTCACCTCCTCGGTCTACCGGCTCTTCCGGTCGCCGATTCCGCTCGCGGTTCCCGCGGCCTTCCTGCTCGTGTCGGCCGTCCAGCTCCTCGCGGCGCTGGTCTCCCTGATCCGCAGGCGCGGCGGCGCGCTGAGCGCCCTCGCGGGCCTGACGGGCGTCGCGCTGGGCGGGCTGTCGGCGCTGAGCCTGTCGGCCGTGGAGGATTGGACGACGCTGGCGATCGGGGTGCCGCACGCCCTGGCGTGGTACGGGCTGCTGGCCCTCGTCTCCACCGGGCTGTCGGTCGTCGAGGCGTTCCGGCTGAACGCCGCCGCCGCCCGGATCGTCCCGGCCCTGACCGGCCTGGCGTTCCTCGCCTGGCTGTACGGCTGGCTGCTCGCCTGATCAAGCGGGCCTCAAGAGAGAGTTAAAAGGAAAGTTTCTTATTAGACAGCATTGACGGAGCAGCTCACACCGGCTTACCTTCCGATCAACCCCCTGGGGGCGGGGTGTGGAACGTCGGCACTTCGCCTGTCGGAGGTGTGGCTGTGCGCCTGTCCCTGTTCTCCCGGACCGCACTCGCGGTCTGCCTCACGCTCGCCGCCGGGGCCGCGGTGCTCGGCGGCGGCACCGCCGGGGCCGCCGCCGGCGACGAGGCGTGCCGGCCCGACGGGCTCTACCGGACGCCCGGGGTGGACGTCCCCTACTGCCTGGCCTACGACGAGAACGGCCGGGAGAAGATGGGCGCCGGCCACCCGCGCCGCATCATCGGCTACTTCACCGGCTGGCGCGACGGATCCAACGGGCAGACCCGCTACCTCGTCCCGGACATCCCGTGGGGCAAGGTCACCCACATCAACTACGCGTTCGCCCACGTGGGGCCGGACAACAGGATCTCCGTCGGCTCCGGCACCCCGAAGAACCCCGCGGTCGGGATGACCTGGCCGGGCGTCGCCGGCGCGGAGATGGACCCGGCCTACTCCTTCAAGGGCCACTTCAACCTCCTCGCCAAGTTCAAGAAGCAGCACCCGGACACCAGGACGCTGGTCAGCGTGGGCGGCTGGGCCGAGACCGGCGGCTACTTCGACGACGCGGGGAACCGGCAGGCGAGCGGCGGCTTCTACACGATGACGTCGACCCAGGCGGGCATCGACGCCTTCGCGGACTCCGTCGTGTCGTTCCTGCGCACGTACGGCTTCAACGGGGTGGACATCGACTACGAGTACCCCACGTCCATGAAGGACGCGGGCAACCCGCTGGACTGGCCGGCCGCCAACGCCAGGCGCGCCACCCTCATGAAGGGCTACGCCGCGCTGATGAAGACGCTGCGGGAGAGGCTGGACGCCGCCTCCGCCGCCGACGGCAGGTACTACATGCTGACGGTCGCCGCGCCGTCCAGCGGCTACCTGCTACGCGGGATGGAGACCTACCAGGTCACGCAGTACCTCGACTACGTGAACATCATGTCCTACGACCTGCACGGCGCGTGGAACAAGTACGTCGGCCCCAACGCCTCGCTGTTCGACGACGGCAGGGACGCCGAGCTCGCCGCCGCCGGCGTGTACGGCACGGCGCAGTACGGCGGCATCGGCTACCTGAACACCGACTGGGCCTACCACTACTTCCGCGGCGCCCTGCCGCCGGGACGCGTCAACATCGGCCTGCCGTACTACACGCGGGGCTTCAAGAACGTGCAGGGCGGCACGAACGGCCTGTGGGGCACCGCCCCCTCGTCCACCTGCCCGGCCGGGGCCGGGCTGACGAGCTGCGGTGACGGCGCGGTCGGCATCGACAACCTGTGGCACGACCTCGACACGGCCGGCAAGGAGTCGCCCGCGGGGTCCAACCCGATGTGGCACGCCAAGAACCTGGAGAAGGGTGTCCTCGGCGACTACCTGGTCTCCTACGGCGTCACCGACACGTCGCTGACCGGCACCTACACGCGTCACTACGACTCCACTCTGGTCGCGCCGTGGCTCTGGAACTCCGCCAAGAAGGTGTTCCTGTCGACGGAGGACGAGCAGTCGGTGGGGGCCAAGGCCGACTACGTGGTCTCCAGGGGCCTCGGCGGCACGATGGTCTGGGAGCTGGCGGGCGACTACGGCTGGAACGCCGCCAAGGGCCAGTACGAGCCGGGGTCCACGCTGACCACGCTGATGTACGACAGGTTCAGGACCGCCGCGCCGTACGGGAACGTGCGGGCGACCACCCCGATCCCGGCGCAGAAGCTGGACATCTCGGTGGAGTTCCGCGACTTCGCCCTGGGCGACAACAACTACCCGATCAACCCGAAGATCCACATCACCAACGACTCGGGCGTGACGCTGCCGGGCGGGACGGAGTTCCAGTTCGACTACGCGACCTCGGCGCCGGGCAACGCGGCCGACCAGTCGGGTTTCGGCTCGGCGATCGTCCGCAGGGACCACACCGCGCCGGACAACGTGGGCGGCCTGAAGGGCGACTACAACCGGGTGTCGCTGAAGCTGCCGGGCTGGCAGTCCCTCGCGCCGGGCGCCTCGGTGGGCGTCGCCTTCGTCTACTACCTGCCCACCTCCACCCCCTCCAACTGGACGGTCTCCTTCGGCGGCACGACGTACGGGATCAGCCAGGACCTGGCCAGGGGCGGCGTGACGGCCTCTCCCTCCGCGTCTCCCCCTGGGTCCCCATCGGCGTCCCCATCGGCGTCCCCATCGGCGTCCCCATCGGCCGGCGCGTGCACGGCTCCCGCGTGGTCGTCCACGACCGTCTACACGGGCGGCCTCGTCTCGTACGCCGGTCACACGTGGAAGGCGCAGTGGTGGACCCTGGGCGAGACGCCGGGCACCGCGCAGGTGTGGCTGGACCAGGGACCCTGCGCGTCAGCGTCGCCTTCGGCCTCGCCGTCCGCGTCGCCCGGCGCTTCCCCGAGCCCGTCGCCGTCCGCGTCGCCCGGCGCCTCGCCGTCCGTCTCGCCATCGCCGTCGCCATCGCCCTCGCCCTCGGCATCGCCCTCGGCGAGCCAGGGGCACCCGGCCTGGACGGCCGGCACGGCGTACGCGGTGGGCGCCTTGGTGACCTACGGCGGCGCGGTCTACCAGTGCCGGCAGCCGCACACCGCGCTGACGGGCTGGGAGCCGCCGAACGTCCCCGCCCTCTGGACCAGGATCTGACCCTCGCCCGTGCCCGTACGTCCCGCGGCGGCCTCCGCCCGGACGCACGGCCCAAGCCTCCGGGCCGGGCCGGACCGGTGACACCGGCACGGCCCGGAGCCGACGCCCGGCGGTCTCCACCCCATCACCGGGGCGGGGCACCGCCGGGCGTCACAACGTCCATCCTCACGCCCCCGCGCCCCGGGCACGACGGGCCACGTGCCGGGCGACCAGCAGCATCGCCCCGACCGAGGCCAGCATGCCGGCGACGATGACCGGCACGACGGCCCCGAACCCGTGGGCGCCGGCGACGAAACCGAACAGCGGCGGGCCGAGGAGCGCGCCCACGCTGCCCATCTGGGCCACCATCCCGGTGCCCACGTCGGCGTGGTCGAGGCGCTCCAGCACCAGGGGAAGGGCGGCGAAGCCAAGGGCTCCCAGCAGGCCGTTCTCCAGGGAGACGACCCCCGCGCCGGCCGCCGCGGCGGCCAGGGGCCCGTCGGCGACGTAGGTCAGCCAGGCGGCCGGCACGACCAGCAACCCCGACGCGGCGAGCGCGGCGAGCGGCACGCCCCGCCGGAGCAGGACTCCCACGGACAGCCCGCCGAGAACGCCGGCGAACGAGATGGCGGAGGTCAGGGCCCCGGCGGCGCCGGCCGAGCTCGCGTGCCTGTCGATCAGCAGCGTGGGCAGCAGCACGACCACCGGCATCGTCACCAGCACCATCAGGCAGAAGGACACGGTGAGCAGCGCGGGCCACGCCAGCGCCCGCGCGCCGGGCATGGGCCCGGCGACCGCGCCGGAGGCGGACGGCCGCGGCAGCCGAACCCGGACCGCCACCGTCGTCAGCAGCGTCAGCCCCGCGATCAGCAGCACCCAGCCGCGCCAGCCGAGGGCCTCCCCGGCGGCGCCGCCGGCGAGCGTGCTCACTCCGATGCCGACGGGGACGAACGTCGCCCAGACGGACAGGGCGAGCGCCCGGTCCCGTTCCTCGGCGAGGTGGAGAATCAGCGCCGGGCAGGCGATGGAGACCACGAGATAGCCCGCGCCCTCGGCGACGCGGGCGGTCAGCAGCCATGAGAAGCTCCCCGCGGCCGCGCTCAGCGCGCTCGCCCCCGCCATCAGCGCCAGGGCGGCGACCAGCGCCCTGCCCGCGCCGGACCGGCGGACCAGGTATCCGGCGGGCAGCCCGGCGACGGCCCCGACCCCGACCACCGCCGAGATCACCCAGCCCAGTTGTGACAGCGACAGCCCGAGCTGCTCTGCCATCGACGGCCCGACCGAGGAGAACTTGCCATAGCTCATCGCCGCCACGACGCCGGCGAGGTAGACGACGAGGATCGTCAGCCACGGCGAGCGCCGCACCGCCGCCGCGTTCCGTTCGGATCCGCCTACCGTCGGCTGGGGGGTCATGGCTCTCCTTCGTGGCGGTCGTCACGGCGGACGAACAGCCCCAAATGGCGAATTCGGCTTGTTGTTCACTCAATCAGGAGAATGCGCAAGCCGCCCGGCACATCACCGGAACCGATCACCACGGCACCGTCCGCAGCCGTCGCCGGTCCGCCGTGGGCCGGGAAGGCTCCGATCAGTGGGACCATGGCTGGGTCTGCGCCCGGTGAAAGGAAGGCAAGGCAGGTGGACCAGGTCGCCCGGATGTGCAACGACGCCCCGGCTCCGCGCGTCGGTCGGCGAACGACCGGACGGACCGCCCCGCCCCCGGCGGCGGTGCGTGCCGTCGCGCCGCGTAACCGTCTGCGGCTGCTCGCCGCGCCGCTGCTGGCCCTGCTCACGGTGCTGCTGGTCGCGACGCCGGCGCGGGCCCACGACGTGCTCGTCGCCAGTGACCCCAAGGACGGCGCGGCTCTCGGCGCGATGCCCGCCGCCGTGACGCTCACGTTCAACCAGGTCGTACGCCGCGACTACGCGAGGATCGCCGTAACCGGCCCGGACGGCGCCCACTACGAGCAGGGCGAGGTCAGGGTGGACGGCCCGCGGGTGTCCATCGGCGTACGGACGGGCACCCCCGCGGGGGCCTACGCGATCGGCTACCGCATCGTGTCGAACGACGGTCACCCGGTCACCGGCACCGTGAAGTTCAGCGTGACCGGTGCGGGCGCGGCCCCCGGGACGGCCGCCCAGCCGACGGATCCGCCGGCGGCCGGCGCGACGACCGGCACGGCGGGCTCCGGTGCGGCGACCGGCGGCGGGAGCTGGGTCTGGGGGCTGCTGGCCGTCACCGCCGCCCTGCTGGCGCTGTGCGCCCGCGTGCTCGTGAAGCACGACCGCCGGCTGCGCGAGGGTACGGTCCCGGCTCCCCCGACCACGGAGACGGCGGCGGACACAGAGACGGGCACGACGGCGGACACGGCGGCGGACACCGCGGCGGACACCGCGGCGGACACGGCGCGGGCGGCCTCTCCGGCGAACAGGACGGGCGGCACGAAGACAAACGGCCCGAAGACGAGCGGCACGGCGACGGGCGGCACGAAGACGAGCGGTTCGGCGACGGGCGGCACGAAGACGAGCGGTTCGGCGACGGGCGGCACGGCATGACCGCGACCTCGGAGCGCCGCGTCCCGGCCCGCCGGTCCGGGCCCGGAGCGGAGCGGGCCCGCGCCCGGGTCCCGGCGGCCGGGCTGACCGCCGGTGGCGTCCTCGCGGTCGTGATCGCGACCTGGCTCACCGTGCCCGGGGCGGTGCCGGGGCTCCCCATGCCGGGCACGATCGTGCAGTACGGCCTGCCCGTCGTCCGCCTCGTGCTCGACCTGGCCGCCACCGCGACCGTGGGTCTCAGCCTGCTCCCCAAGCTCCTCGGCTTCGACGACCCGGACAGGACCGAGCCGGTCGCCGCCAGGGCCCGGCACTGGGCCGTGCTGTTCTCGCTGGTCTGGTGCGCGGCGGCGCTGACGTCGGCCGTCCTCAGCGCGGCCGAGATCACTCCGGGCGGCGTTCCCGACGTCGCGGCGTACGTGGACGGCATCGGCGCGGGACAGGGCATGATCGTGAGCGCGTCCTGCGCGCTGGCCAGCGCCGCCGTGGGGATGCTCGCGGTGCGGTTCGGCGAGAAGGTCCCGGCCGAGTTGCGGGTGCTCGTCGCCGGGTTCGGGCTGCTGCCGCTCCCGGTCACCGGGCACGCCTCCAACTGGTACTGGCACGACCTCAGCATGGTCTCGATGGAGTTGCACGTCATCGGCGCCTGCGCCTGGGTGGGCGGCCTGGTCGCGCTCGCCGTCCTGCTGCCCCGCCATCGCGATCTGCTCGCCCGCACGCTGCCCCGGTTCTCCCGGCTGGCGACGTACGCGCTGATCGTCGTGGGGCTGTCCGGGCTCTTCAACGGCCTGGTGGAGCTTCTGCTCACGCCCGGCGAGAGCTTCCCCGCGTCGCTGGTCACCACGGGCTATGGCCGGCTCGTGGTCGCCAAGGCCGTGTTCACCGCGGTGATCGCGCTGCTGGGTGCCAACATCCGCTGGCGACTGCTGCCCGCGGTCACGCGTCAGGCCCCGGCGGCGTTCGCCGCCTGGGCGGCCCTGGAGTTGACCGTGATGGGCCTCGCGTACGGCGTCGCGGTCGCGCTGACCAAGGCGCCGGTGGCCTGAGCCAGGCTCCTGACCCGCGGCCCTGCCCGGCAGGTCCGGCCCGGCAGGTCCGGCCCGGCCGGTGCTGCCCGGGGCGCCCGGGTCTCCCCCACGCCCCACAGCCCGGGCACCTGCCCGCGACTCACTCTGGAAACACGGACCCCAGGACGCCGAAAAGGGCCACCCCCGAGGGAGCGGCCCCTTGACATCGGGCCCGGCAGGACCCGCGAACGCGGGCGGCAGCCGTCGGACCGTGGGCGCTATCGGCAGCGGACGGGGCGGCAGCCGCGGACACGGCAGCGGTCAAGCGGTGGGACCCGGATAAGGCGACGGCCGTCAGGCCGTGGGCTTGGACGCCGCGGCGGGCGCGGACACCGCCTCCGACACAGCCTCGGGGGCCGCCTCGGGCGCGGCGTCGAGCGACGGGTCCGGCTCGGCCGTGATCTCTTCCTCCCCGGCCCGCTCCTCCCGGGCGATCCTGTCCTCCGCCGCGGCGGCCGTCAGGCCCTGGCGGCCGGCGAACCACTCCAGCGCGTACCACACGACGGCCAGCGCGGCGAGCGCCACCGGCCAGAACTCCGGCGCGTACGGCGGGGCCTCGAGCACCCGGTCCTGCACCAGCAGCCCGCCGTACACGCCCGCGGTGGCGAGCACCGCGCCCGCGAGCGGCCGCAGCAGCCTGACCGGAACCAGGAAGGCCAGGTCGACGCACAGGCCCGCGAGCAGGAAGAAGAACGGGATGGTCGACGGGGGGAACCCGCCGCCGACGAGCAGCGGCCAGATCAGGCACCGGTAGGCCACGTACGACGCGGCGACGGCGGTGGCGGTGAAGCGCCGGCCGACCATGACGCGGGCGAAGACCAGGATCCCGATGCCCACCACGCCCGCGTACCCCGCGTAGACGACGTCCGGCACCGGCAGCGAGAACTTGAGGACCATGGCGCGGTCCACGGCCTGCCCCATCTGGTCGGCCGCGAAGTTGAGCAACGTCGGCTCGGCGTACGGCTGCCCCCGGTCCCAGGAGGCCAGCTCCAGCACGCCGTACTCCTGCTGCAGCTCGGGGAAGTGCGCGTTCTCCAGGAAGAACGCGAACAGGCCGCCCAGCACCAGCGCGCGCCGCCTGCCGGAGACGCCCGCGTAACGGCCCGAGCCGATGTACCAGCCGCGGATCACTCCGGCGAGCATCAGCGCGGTGCCGATGTACAGCAGCGCGTGGGACGGGCTCCAGGCGGTGATGTCGATGCCGTTGACCCGGTGGTTGATCAGGTCGAGCGGGATCGCGATGAGGAAGACTCCGGTGCCCCACACGATCAGGCGGGAGGCCGTGCGGTCCACCCCGTAGCCCGTGTACCAGTGGACGATGGTCAGCGCCACGGCGATCACCGTGCCGACCGTGTTGAGCAGGTGCGGCGGGGCCAGGTCGTCGCGCAGCCATTTGAAGTGCCACGACACGTCCCAGCTCGACCCGAGCACCTTGAGGACGAACGCCGCGAGCCAGCCCAGGTAGAGCACCCGGAAAAGGTCCTCCGGCGTCCGCCTGCCCGCCTCCCCTCTCGTCCAATAGGGAAGGGCCCACTCGATCACGCGAGCGGGGACTTGCTTGAGCGGCGTTCCATTCACGCGCGAAATGATGCCGCTCCCCATGGTGGGGCGCAATCAGGGATTACCCCGATCCATCATCACGATTCGTACCGTCGATCGGACGCGCGGATGTCGAGGCATGGTCATCCACAGGCCCGGCGGGCTCCTCAGCTGTCTCTCAGGAGTGACGAGTAGCATCTCGACATGGCTTTCCCGGGTGGGCGGCGTGCCCTCGTGATCGTGGTCTCGCTGGTCATCCTGATGGCCGCGGGTGTGACGTGGGCTTTGTGGCCCTCCGACCCCGTGGTGAAGGGTCGTGACCTGGTCATCCCCGTCGTGGACGGACCGGCGGACGACCAGCGCGTCGACCTCGACGCCACCTTCTATCCCCCTGCCAGCGGCGGCAGGGCTCCTGCCGTGCTGCTCGCCCACGGGTTCGGCGGCAGCAAGGAGAGCGTGCGTGAGCAGGCGGGGCGGCTCGCGGGGCAGGGCTACGCCGTGCTCACCTGGTCGGCGCGCGGGTTCGGCCGCTCGACCGGGCAGATCGCGCTCAACTCCCCCGACTACGAGGTCAAGGACGTGCGGGGGCTGATCGACTGGCTGGCCGGGCGGCCCGAGGTGCGTCTCGACGGCCCCGGCGACCCGCGCGTCGGGATCGCCGGCGGCTCCTACGGCGGCGCGATCGCGTTGATGACCGCGGCCTACGACAGCCGGATCGACGCGATCGTCCCCCAGATCACCTGGTACGACCTCGCCGACGCGCTCTTCCCCGACGCCTCGGGCAAGGGGCCGGTGAACGGCGTGTTCAAGAAGATGTGGGCCGGCATCTTCTTCACCTCCGCCGCCGACCGGCTGGCCCCGGGCGGCGGCTCCGGCGCGGGCGGTCTGGCCGGCCTCGCCGGGGCGGCCGCGCAGCCGCCCGCCGGATCCGGAGGCCGGCAGGCCGGGCAGGGGGCCGGGCAGGGAGCCGTGGAGGCGCCCGGGGCCGACCAGGTGCGGTGCGGGCGGTTCCTGCCGCAGATCTGCGAGATGTACCAGAAGGTGGCCGAGACCGGCCGGGCCACCCAGGAGGCGGTCGATCTCCTGCGGCGGTCGAGCCCGGTCTCGGTGCCCGGCAAAATCACCGTGCCGACGCTGCTGCTCCAGGGCCAGCGCGACTCGCTGTTCCCGCTGTCGCACGCCGACGCCAACGCCCGCGCCATCGCCGCCACCGGCGCTCCGGTCGAGGTCGCCTGGTTCAACGGCGGCCACGACGGCGGCGACGGCGAGGCCGACTGGCTGTCCGCCCGCACGACCGGCTGGTTCGACCGCTACCTCAAGGGGACGGGCTCCCCGGCGGGCGACGGCGGCTCCGCGGCGTTCACCGTGACCAGGGACGGCGGGCGCGACCCGGGCACGCGCCGGCCCGTGCTCCTGCACGCGACCGGGGACCGCTACCCGGGCCTGACGGGCGCGGAGCGGACGACCGTCGCCCTCGGCGGTCCTCCGCAGCCGGTCGCCAACCCCGCGGGCGGATCGCCCGCGTCGATCTCGGCGGTCCCGGGCCTCGGCGGACTGCTCGGCGGCACCGGCGGCGGGTCGATCGCGCTGGACATGCCCGGCCAGGCGGCGGTCTTCGAGTCCGCGCCGCTGGCCAGGCCCACGCAGGTCACCGGCAGCCCGGCCGTCACGATCCGGGTGTACGGCACGGGCGAGGCCACGCTGTTCGCCAAGCTCTACGACGTCTCCGGAGGATCGCTGCCGGTGCTCCCGTCGAGCCTGGTCGCGCCGCTGCGGGTCACCGCGAGCGAGGCGGGCACGCCGGTCACCGTGACGCTTCCGGCCATCGACCGGCGCTTCGACGCCGGGCACCGGATGCGGCTGGTGGTGTCCACCACCGATCTCGGGTACGCGACGCCC
It encodes:
- a CDS encoding alpha/beta fold hydrolase, coding for MALAAPARDEAGVVRTTTHEPNGAHAAASPGATVPRGTGAAVPSVEERPCPVAVPSGTTCGYLLVPERRDVPNSRTIKVGYAVHHAPQAQGQAADPVVYMSGGPGSASLQLTGFLTRMLPGRDVVVLEQRGGRYSEPRLSCPEIARGIVDTLRAPGPGAAETAPLARQALACQSRLETEHVDLRGYRTAEIAADVVDLRAALGYPGWHLFGVSYSTRPMLLAAARDPEGTRGVVLDSLLPARAHWYDEASGTLAATMTKLGIAARFDAMVKALDAHPATYETRDPLTRERLTVRLNGDDVATILAEALHETDVIPIVPALVDGLASGRTDLLQPLVDAAGDGLTSHEWGLYYAVQCQDEVPDNAFPESRSPRLFTGVVDAAVCDAWGLPAARAEADALTSGATVAPASAGGGTGGTAESTAESTAEGTAAGSTAEGTAGETAAGSTAQGTAAESTAQGTAAGSTVPPILVLGGRYDPTTPPEAAREAVSAVPGARFAEFAGTGHAVFLSNGCARRMIAAFLDDPAATAPACDPGAAPHALVRPGDLDLTSSVYRLFRSPIPLAVPAAFLLVSAVQLLAALVSLIRRRGGALSALAGLTGVALGGLSALSLSAVEDWTTLAIGVPHALAWYGLLALVSTGLSVVEAFRLNAAAARIVPALTGLAFLAWLYGWLLA
- a CDS encoding chitinase C-terminal domain-containing protein gives rise to the protein MRLSLFSRTALAVCLTLAAGAAVLGGGTAGAAAGDEACRPDGLYRTPGVDVPYCLAYDENGREKMGAGHPRRIIGYFTGWRDGSNGQTRYLVPDIPWGKVTHINYAFAHVGPDNRISVGSGTPKNPAVGMTWPGVAGAEMDPAYSFKGHFNLLAKFKKQHPDTRTLVSVGGWAETGGYFDDAGNRQASGGFYTMTSTQAGIDAFADSVVSFLRTYGFNGVDIDYEYPTSMKDAGNPLDWPAANARRATLMKGYAALMKTLRERLDAASAADGRYYMLTVAAPSSGYLLRGMETYQVTQYLDYVNIMSYDLHGAWNKYVGPNASLFDDGRDAELAAAGVYGTAQYGGIGYLNTDWAYHYFRGALPPGRVNIGLPYYTRGFKNVQGGTNGLWGTAPSSTCPAGAGLTSCGDGAVGIDNLWHDLDTAGKESPAGSNPMWHAKNLEKGVLGDYLVSYGVTDTSLTGTYTRHYDSTLVAPWLWNSAKKVFLSTEDEQSVGAKADYVVSRGLGGTMVWELAGDYGWNAAKGQYEPGSTLTTLMYDRFRTAAPYGNVRATTPIPAQKLDISVEFRDFALGDNNYPINPKIHITNDSGVTLPGGTEFQFDYATSAPGNAADQSGFGSAIVRRDHTAPDNVGGLKGDYNRVSLKLPGWQSLAPGASVGVAFVYYLPTSTPSNWTVSFGGTTYGISQDLARGGVTASPSASPPGSPSASPSASPSASPSAGACTAPAWSSTTVYTGGLVSYAGHTWKAQWWTLGETPGTAQVWLDQGPCASASPSASPSASPGASPSPSPSASPGASPSVSPSPSPSPSPSASPSASQGHPAWTAGTAYAVGALVTYGGAVYQCRQPHTALTGWEPPNVPALWTRI
- a CDS encoding MFS transporter — its product is MTPQPTVGGSERNAAAVRRSPWLTILVVYLAGVVAAMSYGKFSSVGPSMAEQLGLSLSQLGWVISAVVGVGAVAGLPAGYLVRRSGAGRALVAALALMAGASALSAAAGSFSWLLTARVAEGAGYLVVSIACPALILHLAEERDRALALSVWATFVPVGIGVSTLAGGAAGEALGWRGWVLLIAGLTLLTTVAVRVRLPRPSASGAVAGPMPGARALAWPALLTVSFCLMVLVTMPVVVLLPTLLIDRHASSAGAAGALTSAISFAGVLGGLSVGVLLRRGVPLAALAASGLLVVPAAWLTYVADGPLAAAAAGAGVVSLENGLLGALGFAALPLVLERLDHADVGTGMVAQMGSVGALLGPPLFGFVAGAHGFGAVVPVIVAGMLASVGAMLLVARHVARRARGAGA
- a CDS encoding copper resistance CopC family protein is translated as MDQVARMCNDAPAPRVGRRTTGRTAPPPAAVRAVAPRNRLRLLAAPLLALLTVLLVATPARAHDVLVASDPKDGAALGAMPAAVTLTFNQVVRRDYARIAVTGPDGAHYEQGEVRVDGPRVSIGVRTGTPAGAYAIGYRIVSNDGHPVTGTVKFSVTGAGAAPGTAAQPTDPPAAGATTGTAGSGAATGGGSWVWGLLAVTAALLALCARVLVKHDRRLREGTVPAPPTTETAADTETGTTADTAADTAADTAADTARAASPANRTGGTKTNGPKTSGTATGGTKTSGSATGGTKTSGSATGGTA
- a CDS encoding copper resistance D family protein; the protein is MTATSERRVPARRSGPGAERARARVPAAGLTAGGVLAVVIATWLTVPGAVPGLPMPGTIVQYGLPVVRLVLDLAATATVGLSLLPKLLGFDDPDRTEPVAARARHWAVLFSLVWCAAALTSAVLSAAEITPGGVPDVAAYVDGIGAGQGMIVSASCALASAAVGMLAVRFGEKVPAELRVLVAGFGLLPLPVTGHASNWYWHDLSMVSMELHVIGACAWVGGLVALAVLLPRHRDLLARTLPRFSRLATYALIVVGLSGLFNGLVELLLTPGESFPASLVTTGYGRLVVAKAVFTAVIALLGANIRWRLLPAVTRQAPAAFAAWAALELTVMGLAYGVAVALTKAPVA
- a CDS encoding alpha/beta fold hydrolase, producing MAFPGGRRALVIVVSLVILMAAGVTWALWPSDPVVKGRDLVIPVVDGPADDQRVDLDATFYPPASGGRAPAVLLAHGFGGSKESVREQAGRLAGQGYAVLTWSARGFGRSTGQIALNSPDYEVKDVRGLIDWLAGRPEVRLDGPGDPRVGIAGGSYGGAIALMTAAYDSRIDAIVPQITWYDLADALFPDASGKGPVNGVFKKMWAGIFFTSAADRLAPGGGSGAGGLAGLAGAAAQPPAGSGGRQAGQGAGQGAVEAPGADQVRCGRFLPQICEMYQKVAETGRATQEAVDLLRRSSPVSVPGKITVPTLLLQGQRDSLFPLSHADANARAIAATGAPVEVAWFNGGHDGGDGEADWLSARTTGWFDRYLKGTGSPAGDGGSAAFTVTRDGGRDPGTRRPVLLHATGDRYPGLTGAERTTVALGGPPQPVANPAGGSPASISAVPGLGGLLGGTGGGSIALDMPGQAAVFESAPLARPTQVTGSPAVTIRVYGTGEATLFAKLYDVSGGSLPVLPSSLVAPLRVTASEAGTPVTVTLPAIDRRFDAGHRMRLVVSTTDLGYATPAAPAVYRVALDAPALELPGDAALRTPATGPAWWTWALPLAAIVVAAVLLLTGRARRGAHAGDAPDAMSAEVPLVISGLGKRYRNGEKAVDDLSFRVEKGQVLGLLGPNGAGKTTTMRMLMGLIHPDEGEIRIFGHRVRPGAPVLSRLGSFVEGPGFLPHLSGRANLELYWQATGRPPQDAHMEEALEIAGLGAALERAVRTYSQGMRQRLAIAQAMLGLPDLLVLDEPTNGLDPPQIAEMRRVLRAYAERGRTVIVSSHLLAEVEQTCSHVVVMHRGRLVSAGPVGDLLGTAAAVNGAGPRLEDVFLDLIGESR